One region of Mesobacillus boroniphilus genomic DNA includes:
- the coxB gene encoding cytochrome c oxidase subunit II has protein sequence MKMLAKWRLLSLFTLMALVLSGCGEPYLSTLRPAGEVAQSQYELMLLSTAIMVGVIAVVTIIFIYVIMKFRRKNDNEIPKQVEGSHKLEILWTVIPILLLLILAVPTVAATFKLADVSPMEKKNAEGKTDALVINVRANLYWWEFEYPNEEIITSQDLVVPTDEKVYFNLKASDVKHSFWIPSVGGKMDTNTDNINKFWLEFDSKGADEAGGLFYGKCAELCGPSHALMDFKVKALPRAEFDQWVAGMQGVKEPVKAETATAQQGQEIFNNSCIGCHAVTPANTAPEAARVGPNLTNFGDRSRVAGVMDMSEENIKKWLEDPEAYKPANKMTGKYAELSEEELDALTEYLMGLKVQK, from the coding sequence ATGAAGATGCTTGCTAAATGGCGTCTGCTGTCATTGTTCACATTGATGGCATTAGTCTTGTCCGGCTGTGGTGAGCCATACCTGTCTACATTAAGACCTGCAGGTGAAGTTGCTCAATCCCAGTATGAACTTATGTTGTTGAGCACGGCGATTATGGTGGGAGTAATTGCTGTCGTCACAATCATTTTTATTTATGTCATTATGAAGTTCCGCAGGAAGAATGACAACGAAATTCCGAAGCAGGTCGAGGGAAGCCACAAGCTCGAGATCCTTTGGACTGTTATTCCGATCTTATTGCTTCTAATTCTTGCTGTTCCTACAGTAGCAGCAACATTTAAGTTGGCAGATGTTTCCCCTATGGAAAAGAAAAACGCTGAAGGAAAGACTGATGCGCTTGTAATCAACGTGCGCGCGAATCTTTACTGGTGGGAATTTGAGTATCCAAATGAAGAAATCATCACTAGCCAGGATTTAGTAGTCCCTACTGATGAAAAGGTTTACTTTAACCTTAAGGCTTCTGATGTAAAACACTCTTTCTGGATTCCTTCTGTTGGAGGAAAGATGGATACAAATACCGATAACATCAATAAATTCTGGCTTGAGTTTGACAGTAAAGGTGCTGACGAAGCTGGCGGACTTTTCTACGGAAAATGTGCTGAGCTTTGCGGACCTTCACACGCATTGATGGACTTCAAAGTAAAGGCTTTACCACGCGCTGAATTCGATCAATGGGTAGCAGGTATGCAGGGAGTCAAAGAACCTGTTAAGGCAGAAACTGCAACTGCGCAGCAAGGACAGGAAATCTTCAATAACAGCTGTATCGGATGTCATGCCGTAACTCCGGCAAACACGGCTCCTGAAGCAGCTCGTGTTGGTCCTAACTTGACAAACTTCGGCGATCGTTCACGTGTTGCTGGTGTTATGGATATGTCAGAAGAAAACATCAAAAAGTGGCTGGAAGACCCAGAAGCATATAAGCCTGCCAACAAGATGACTGGCAAGTATGCTGAGCTTTCAGAAGAAGAACTAGATGCATTAACAGAATATCTGATGGGCTTGAAAGTCCAGAAATAA